The following DNA comes from Candidatus Dependentiae bacterium.
CACTCCTTATTGCAGTTAATGCAGCAACAGGAGTAACGCCACCGCTCTTTTTTATGGGAGTAAGTCTGTTCTTTTTGTGGACTATCGTAAACGCTGTAAATCTTGTTGATGTCATGGATCTTATAGCTTCAACAACTACCGCTCTTTCACTTTGCGGGCTTATATCGCTGAGCATTATCGCCGGACACAATAGCCTTTTACTTTTAGAAGTCATCGCACTTGGCGCGGTGGTTGGATTTATGTGGTACAACAAAAAACCAGCATCGATCTATCTTGGCGATGCTGGATCATTGTTGCTTGGTGGCATCTTAGGATTTTTTATCCTTACACATGTATGGAAGAGTGAACAATTCTTTGAAATTTTCAGCATCCCGGTGGTTGCAGGAGTAATCTTGCTTGAAGTTATCGCTCTTATCGTAATTCGACTTCAACTTGGCCTTTCTCCCGTTCTTGCAAGCCCACATCATTATGTTCATTTTTTACAAAGAAAAATGTGGTCATGGAATCAGATAATAGCACTCACCAGCTTTGCAGGGATTATTTTAAATGGACTTGTTGTTGCCTACAGACTTTCATACATTCCACTGTACCTGCTCTGGTTAACACTCTTTGTAGGGTTATTTGTATGGTTGTTTATTGTGTATTCTTCACCAAAGAAGTAAGCCACACAATTTCTTGCGCGTACTGATCTTGCCCATCTTTTTCTGGTGTTTCTAGAATCTTGGGAACAGCGGCCAATACAGAATTATTCATTAATACTGAAAAAACTTCCGGATTCATCTTACCCTGAGCAAGATTTGCATGCCTATCAACACGACTCCCACTCACCGTTAAAGAATCATTACAATGAATCGCTGAAACATTTTTTAACCCAAGTTGCTGATCAAACTCATTTAAAAACAGCTCAAATTTCTCGCCAGAGGAAAGGTCGTATCCTGCAGCAAAAATATGACACGTGTCGATACAAAATTTAATACGAGCCAATGACGGCATCGCTTGTACTATTTTTTTTAATCCTTCAAGCGAAGATCCCAAACTTGAACCCTGACCCGCCATTGTTTCTAAAGCAATTACACAATCATCTGGAGTCTGAGAGAGCACGAACTGTAGACCTTCAACCAGTCTTTCGATTCCAAGATCTTCGCCTTCACCACCATGAGAACCTGGATGCAGAACCAAAGTTCTTATTCCAACGCTTGAACAGCGAATCAATTCTGAGACAAGAAAATTTTTTGATTTTTCACGCGTTTCTTCGGTTGCAGAGGCAAGATTAATCAGATATGAAGCATGCCCAATAACACTGGAAATAGTAGAATTACGTTGCGCTTGTTTAAATCGAGCGATTTCATCAGAAGAATATAACTGAGCTGTCCAACTTCTATTTGTTCTAGTAAAAATCTGAAAACAGCTCGCTCCTATTTCACAAGCTCGGTCGAATGATTTTTCAATTCCACCAGCAATAGAAACATGTGCGCCAATTAAAGGTTTATTCATATACATAAAACAATCATATTACGATGCTATCTATGCAATTGATGGTACCAAAAATATCAAAACTAGAATATGACGTTAAACGTCATTCCAAGATCAACTGTTTGTGGCGTATTTTTACCCGAAATCGTATA
Coding sequences within:
- a CDS encoding undecaprenyl/decaprenyl-phosphate alpha-N-acetylglucosaminyl 1-phosphate transferase is translated as MIAYLPFFAALVISLILTPLMIKVAEKTKIIDVPSTPHKTHAAPVPYLGGVAIYLALFATTIFFLKMYAWVGIFLTGAGLLCLTGLVDDKYTLDAKAKFVLEGAGCVTLLIAVNAATGVTPPLFFMGVSLFFLWTIVNAVNLVDVMDLIASTTTALSLCGLISLSIIAGHNSLLLLEVIALGAVVGFMWYNKKPASIYLGDAGSLLLGGILGFFILTHVWKSEQFFEIFSIPVVAGVILLEVIALIVIRLQLGLSPVLASPHHYVHFLQRKMWSWNQIIALTSFAGIILNGLVVAYRLSYIPLYLLWLTLFVGLFVWLFIVYSSPKK
- a CDS encoding deoxyribonuclease IV produces the protein MYMNKPLIGAHVSIAGGIEKSFDRACEIGASCFQIFTRTNRSWTAQLYSSDEIARFKQAQRNSTISSVIGHASYLINLASATEETREKSKNFLVSELIRCSSVGIRTLVLHPGSHGGEGEDLGIERLVEGLQFVLSQTPDDCVIALETMAGQGSSLGSSLEGLKKIVQAMPSLARIKFCIDTCHIFAAGYDLSSGEKFELFLNEFDQQLGLKNVSAIHCNDSLTVSGSRVDRHANLAQGKMNPEVFSVLMNNSVLAAVPKILETPEKDGQDQYAQEIVWLTSLVKNTQ